A DNA window from Massilia putida contains the following coding sequences:
- the lptA gene encoding lipopolysaccharide transport periplasmic protein LptA, whose translation MKKILAAAIFLLVPLAASAERADALKPINIQYDKANVDQVTQNYVATGNVIITRGTMILKSDRAEVKESPDGYHTFILTAEPGKLATFRQKRDGGPDLWDEGRAQRIEYDERNDLVKLFSKAMIRQLEGQKVTQEMDSKFISYDNRKEVLVGRNDATGADKPGNGRGSITLQPHRAPAQATPAAAPAPAGKQ comes from the coding sequence ATGAAAAAAATACTCGCCGCCGCCATCTTCCTGCTGGTGCCGCTGGCTGCTTCGGCCGAGAGGGCGGACGCGCTCAAGCCGATCAACATCCAGTACGACAAGGCCAACGTCGACCAGGTGACGCAGAACTATGTCGCCACCGGCAACGTGATCATCACGCGCGGCACCATGATCCTCAAGTCGGACCGCGCCGAGGTCAAGGAATCGCCGGACGGCTACCACACGTTCATCCTGACGGCCGAGCCGGGCAAGCTCGCGACCTTCCGCCAGAAGCGCGATGGCGGCCCCGACCTGTGGGACGAAGGCCGCGCCCAGCGCATCGAATACGACGAGCGCAACGACCTCGTCAAGCTGTTCTCGAAAGCGATGATCCGCCAGCTCGAGGGCCAGAAGGTCACGCAGGAAATGGACAGCAAATTCATCTCCTACGACAACCGCAAAGAGGTGCTGGTCGGCCGCAACGACGCCACCGGCGCCGACAAGCCGGGCAATGGCCGCGGCAGCATCACGCTGCAGCCGCACCGTGCGCCGGCGCAGGCGACCCCGGCGGCCGCCCCGGCACCGGCGGGCAAGCAATGA
- the lptB gene encoding LPS export ABC transporter ATP-binding protein — MTEARTMDVRTEVPPVECGGSTLVVKGLQKSYGKRLVVRDVSLQVACGEVVGLLGPNGAGKTTSFYMIVGLVPSDAGSIDINGTDIMRLPIHRRALLGLSYLPQEASVFRKLTVEENIRAVLELQRENGKPLTKTRIAERLDELLTELQIEKLRESPALSLSGGERRRVEIARALATNPRFVLLDEPFAGVDPIAVIEIQRIVRFLKERGIGVLITDHNVRETLGICDRAYIINQGAVLASGRPDDIIANESVRRVYLGEHFRM; from the coding sequence ATGACGGAGGCCCGCACGATGGACGTACGCACCGAGGTTCCGCCGGTCGAATGCGGCGGCAGCACGCTGGTCGTCAAGGGCCTGCAGAAGAGCTACGGCAAGCGCCTCGTGGTGCGCGACGTGTCGCTGCAGGTCGCGTGCGGCGAAGTCGTCGGCCTGCTGGGGCCGAACGGCGCGGGCAAGACGACGTCGTTCTACATGATCGTGGGCCTGGTGCCGTCGGACGCCGGCAGCATCGACATCAACGGCACCGACATCATGCGCCTGCCGATCCACCGGCGCGCGCTGCTGGGCCTGTCGTACCTGCCGCAGGAAGCGTCGGTGTTCCGCAAGCTGACGGTCGAAGAGAACATCCGCGCCGTGCTGGAATTGCAGCGCGAGAACGGCAAGCCGCTGACCAAGACGCGCATCGCCGAACGCCTCGACGAGCTGCTGACCGAGCTGCAGATCGAAAAGTTGCGCGAGAGCCCGGCCCTGTCGCTGTCGGGCGGCGAGCGCCGCCGCGTGGAGATCGCGCGCGCCCTCGCGACCAATCCGCGCTTCGTGCTGCTGGACGAACCGTTCGCCGGCGTGGATCCAATTGCCGTCATCGAGATCCAACGTATCGTGCGCTTCCTGAAGGAGCGCGGCATCGGCGTGCTGATCACGGACCATAATGTGCGCGAGACGCTCGGCATCTGCGACCGCGCCTACATCATCAACCAGGGGGCGGTGCTGGCATCCGGCCGACCCGACGACATCATCGCCAATGAATCGGTGCGCCGCGTTTACCTGGGCGAACACTTCCGAATGTAG